In Archangium violaceum, the following are encoded in one genomic region:
- a CDS encoding isopenicillin N synthase family dioxygenase: MNTVPAAGGFDHVPVIDVRALVTPSSSAAERRAVAARIGAACRESGFFYVVGHGVDAGLQARLEELSRRFFALPLDDKMAIRMALGGPAWRGFFPVGGELTSGRPDRKEGLYFGTELGPEHPLVRAGTPLHGPNLFPQEPRGLREAVLDYMAALTRLGHALMSGIALSLELEEDYFAARYTGDPLVLFRIFNYPPGPSTAEDGQPVWGVGEHTDYGVLTILKQDDAGGLQVKSRAGGEVRWVEAPPVPGSFVCNIGDMLDRMTRGVYRSTPHRVLNRSGRDRLSLPFFFDPGWTTEIHPIDAPALHGVSTLDDRAERWDGQSVHAFRGTYGDYLLGKVGKVFPDLRSKVLS, from the coding sequence ATGAACACAGTGCCCGCCGCCGGTGGATTCGATCATGTCCCGGTCATTGACGTCCGCGCGCTCGTGACGCCGTCGTCGAGCGCCGCCGAGCGCCGCGCCGTCGCCGCGCGGATTGGCGCCGCCTGTCGCGAGAGCGGCTTCTTCTACGTCGTCGGCCACGGCGTCGACGCGGGACTCCAGGCCCGACTCGAGGAGCTGAGCCGTCGCTTCTTCGCGCTGCCACTCGACGACAAGATGGCCATCCGCATGGCGCTGGGAGGGCCCGCCTGGCGCGGCTTCTTCCCGGTGGGCGGCGAGCTGACCTCCGGCCGCCCGGACCGCAAGGAGGGCCTCTACTTCGGCACCGAGCTCGGCCCCGAGCACCCGCTCGTCCGCGCCGGCACACCGCTCCACGGCCCCAACCTCTTCCCCCAGGAGCCACGGGGCCTGCGCGAGGCCGTCCTCGACTACATGGCCGCGCTCACCCGCCTCGGCCACGCGCTCATGTCCGGCATCGCGCTCAGCCTCGAGCTCGAGGAGGACTACTTCGCCGCGCGCTACACGGGCGATCCGCTCGTGCTCTTCCGCATCTTCAACTACCCGCCCGGTCCCAGTACCGCCGAGGACGGACAGCCCGTCTGGGGCGTCGGCGAACACACGGACTATGGCGTGCTCACCATCCTCAAGCAGGACGATGCCGGCGGCCTCCAGGTCAAATCACGCGCGGGGGGCGAGGTGCGCTGGGTGGAGGCCCCGCCCGTTCCCGGCTCGTTCGTGTGCAACATCGGCGACATGCTCGACCGCATGACCCGTGGCGTGTACCGCTCGACGCCGCACCGGGTGCTGAACCGCTCCGGGCGTGACCGCCTGTCGCTTCCGTTCTTCTTCGACCCGGGCTGGACCACGGAGATCCATCCGATCGACGCCCCTGCCCTCCACGGTGTCTCCACCCTCGATGACCGGGCCGAGCGCTGGGACGGCCAGAGTGTCCACGCATTCCGTGGCACCTACGGCGACTACCTACTCGGCAAGGTCGGCAAGGTCTTCCCGGACCTCCGCTCCAAGGTCCTGTCCTGA
- a CDS encoding protein kinase domain-containing protein: MSRDGFEVSVEEGQHTGSGGSLLEEAGSEDSFLRQVLVAEPKHRLPEPGERLGGLDGRRYSVLDWMGSGGMGQVFRARDEVLHREVALKFLLSRSGQEEDALREARAVARLDHENIVRIFDVCEWHGASEGPGLPFLVMECLEGESLAALLTRGPLDVGRALDILEGITTGLAHAHERHLVHRDLKPSNVFLTRQGGVKLLDFGLSHLTLASAGVAPHLPSSGTPAYMAPEQWRGEPQDARTDVWAAGAVLHEMLTGGLLHASDTLAGLRTWVTSPEPVPPVRTCRPEVPREVEALLATALAKEPSRRFRSALELREELLELRARLRPEGESPRTASPERRQVTLVAILLSGLAQGNEPLDAEDVGELETAFHGACAEVIERHGGSVTLSMGGEVLACFGHSRGREDDSERAVRAGLVLTRELRDTLRRALPHLPLAGLSVRGGIHTDLMAVGTRALQGEAPKVAAWLSRLAEPGGVVLGETSWKLVRGAFETEPLGSHPFERLSGPVRLEVHRVLREREADSRFARALGAGRLSPLVGREWELGRLAALWEEARRGRGAFVLVSGEAGLGKSRLIQELCERVAPESPLLLRVQCWSRFSTHALHPVIDLLQSVACFDPGESPPWRMRELEERCRAMELSREDTHLLGLLLALPVPEDSPVLQLTPEERKEKTFEALVRVMLPGARCQAPTLLVVEDLHWADSTLLEFLGFLLERAGAARLLVVLSARPELQPHWPRKPWLHWLVLERLPAGLAALLAKEVARERALPEETVQRLVSRTDGIPLFIEEMTRMVLEGGAEASIPVTLHELLLARLDLLPSRQKALAQLCAVVGRDFSRALLAALMEREDTPLERELLGLMEAGLLQEEAGAGGEPGYRFRHALIQEAAWQSLPRHIRRQHHRHIARVLEERFPDVGKTRPQVLAQHYMEAGEAGPAIRYGFRAGQLANQRSAFVEAKHQLEQARKLLPYLTDTRQRAREELHLLSTLFISLAHLHGVDSPELGGLFSRIRELFKQLGEELPRTELSYWALLAFAYARAEFDLVRELAGMLVDEGERQHSPELSSVGHRMMATCLFTWGQPRAARKHVELAVAAVPLELEQLQRMAMHHGCEPRTSALAFASVIESVLGECELARRHGGEALELAGRVGHLHTQAYAMIYVALSCQIRHDVRDCLEWAERAAELSRENDYKVWRAWAMILTGWCWSQQGRAQEGCELIREALVLWRGLGLRGGMAYNLGLLAESLWRLGRGREGLKAANEALEVMETLGEHAGEPELHRLRGELLRLDGREHEARRAFLHALEVARHEGSGLLELRAVVSLSRQLRDQGRWKVARRLLSRAHARSEAGGDSVDLREARTLLETLQAGRPGLAPRDGGGPRR; this comes from the coding sequence ATGAGCAGGGATGGCTTTGAGGTGTCCGTGGAGGAGGGCCAACACACGGGGTCTGGCGGGTCCCTCCTCGAGGAGGCCGGGTCCGAGGACTCGTTCCTGAGGCAGGTGCTCGTCGCCGAGCCGAAGCACCGGTTGCCGGAGCCCGGAGAGCGGCTCGGGGGGCTGGATGGCCGCCGGTACAGCGTCCTGGACTGGATGGGGAGCGGCGGGATGGGGCAGGTGTTTCGCGCGCGCGACGAGGTGCTGCACCGCGAGGTGGCGCTCAAGTTCCTCCTCTCCCGCTCGGGCCAGGAGGAGGATGCGCTGCGGGAAGCGCGGGCGGTGGCCAGGCTGGACCACGAGAACATCGTCCGCATCTTCGACGTGTGCGAGTGGCACGGCGCCTCCGAGGGACCGGGCCTTCCCTTCCTCGTGATGGAGTGTCTGGAGGGCGAGTCGCTCGCCGCGCTGTTGACGCGGGGGCCGCTGGATGTCGGGCGCGCGTTGGACATCCTGGAGGGCATCACCACGGGCCTGGCGCACGCGCACGAGCGGCACCTCGTCCACCGAGACCTCAAGCCCAGCAACGTCTTCCTCACGCGGCAGGGCGGGGTGAAGCTGCTCGACTTCGGCCTGTCGCACCTCACGCTGGCCAGTGCCGGGGTTGCCCCGCACCTGCCCTCCTCGGGAACGCCGGCCTACATGGCGCCGGAGCAGTGGCGGGGCGAGCCCCAGGACGCGCGCACCGATGTCTGGGCGGCGGGCGCGGTGCTCCACGAGATGCTCACCGGAGGGCTGCTCCACGCGAGTGACACGCTCGCCGGCCTGCGCACCTGGGTGACCTCGCCCGAGCCGGTTCCCCCGGTGCGGACGTGCCGGCCGGAGGTGCCTCGGGAGGTGGAGGCGCTGCTGGCCACGGCCCTGGCCAAGGAGCCGTCGCGGCGCTTCCGCTCGGCGCTGGAGCTGCGCGAGGAGCTGCTCGAGCTGAGGGCCCGGCTCCGCCCCGAGGGCGAGTCGCCGCGGACCGCCTCGCCCGAGCGCCGGCAGGTGACGCTGGTGGCCATCCTCCTCTCGGGACTCGCCCAGGGCAACGAGCCGCTCGACGCCGAGGACGTGGGCGAGCTGGAGACGGCCTTCCACGGCGCCTGCGCGGAGGTCATCGAGCGGCATGGCGGCTCCGTGACGCTGTCGATGGGAGGCGAGGTGCTCGCGTGCTTCGGCCATTCGCGAGGGCGGGAGGACGACTCGGAGCGCGCGGTGCGCGCGGGGCTGGTCCTCACCCGGGAGCTGCGGGACACCCTGCGGCGCGCGCTGCCGCACCTGCCGCTCGCGGGCCTGTCGGTGCGGGGCGGCATCCACACGGACCTGATGGCGGTGGGAACGCGTGCGCTACAGGGCGAGGCGCCGAAGGTGGCCGCGTGGCTCTCGCGCCTGGCGGAGCCCGGGGGCGTCGTCCTCGGCGAGACGTCCTGGAAGCTCGTGCGCGGGGCCTTCGAAACCGAGCCGCTCGGCTCCCATCCCTTCGAGAGGCTGTCGGGGCCGGTGCGTCTCGAGGTCCACCGCGTGCTGCGCGAGCGGGAGGCGGACTCGCGATTCGCCCGGGCGCTCGGGGCCGGGCGCCTGTCGCCCCTGGTGGGACGGGAGTGGGAGCTGGGGCGGCTCGCGGCGCTGTGGGAGGAGGCCCGGCGCGGGCGGGGCGCCTTCGTGCTGGTGAGCGGCGAGGCCGGGCTCGGCAAGTCCCGCCTCATCCAGGAGTTGTGTGAGCGGGTGGCTCCCGAGTCACCCCTGCTGCTGCGCGTGCAGTGCTGGTCCCGGTTCAGCACCCATGCCCTGCACCCCGTCATCGATCTGCTCCAGAGCGTGGCGTGCTTCGATCCCGGGGAGTCCCCGCCGTGGCGCATGCGCGAGCTGGAGGAGCGGTGCCGGGCGATGGAGCTGTCCCGGGAGGACACGCACCTGCTGGGGCTGTTGCTGGCGCTGCCCGTGCCCGAGGACTCGCCCGTCCTCCAGCTCACGCCCGAGGAGCGCAAGGAGAAGACCTTCGAGGCGCTGGTCCGCGTCATGTTGCCCGGTGCCCGCTGCCAGGCGCCGACGCTGCTGGTGGTGGAGGACCTGCACTGGGCCGACTCCACCCTGCTGGAGTTCCTGGGCTTCCTCCTGGAGCGCGCGGGTGCGGCGCGGCTCCTCGTCGTGCTCAGCGCCCGTCCGGAGCTCCAGCCGCACTGGCCCCGGAAGCCCTGGCTCCACTGGCTCGTCCTGGAGCGGCTGCCGGCCGGGCTCGCGGCGCTCCTGGCGAAGGAGGTGGCCCGGGAGCGGGCGCTGCCAGAGGAGACGGTGCAACGGTTGGTGAGCAGGACGGACGGCATCCCGCTCTTCATCGAGGAGATGACGCGCATGGTGCTGGAGGGCGGAGCGGAGGCGTCCATCCCCGTCACCCTGCACGAGCTGTTGCTGGCGCGGTTGGATCTGCTGCCCTCGCGCCAGAAGGCCCTGGCGCAGCTGTGCGCGGTGGTGGGGCGGGACTTCTCACGGGCCCTGTTGGCGGCGCTGATGGAGCGGGAGGACACCCCACTGGAACGCGAGCTCCTGGGGTTGATGGAGGCGGGGTTGCTCCAGGAGGAGGCGGGGGCGGGCGGCGAGCCCGGGTACCGGTTCCGGCACGCGCTCATCCAGGAGGCGGCGTGGCAATCCCTGCCACGCCACATCCGCAGGCAGCACCACCGGCACATCGCGCGGGTCCTGGAGGAGCGCTTCCCCGACGTGGGGAAGACGCGGCCGCAGGTGCTCGCCCAGCATTATATGGAAGCGGGCGAGGCCGGTCCGGCCATCCGCTACGGTTTCCGGGCTGGACAGCTGGCCAACCAGCGCTCGGCGTTCGTGGAGGCGAAGCACCAGCTCGAACAGGCGCGCAAGCTGCTGCCGTACCTGACGGATACCCGCCAGCGCGCGCGTGAGGAGCTGCACCTGCTGAGCACGCTGTTCATCTCGCTGGCGCACCTGCATGGCGTCGACTCGCCCGAGCTGGGAGGGCTCTTCTCGCGGATCCGCGAGCTCTTCAAACAGCTGGGCGAGGAGCTGCCCCGAACGGAGCTGTCCTACTGGGCGCTGCTGGCCTTCGCGTATGCGCGGGCGGAGTTCGACCTGGTGCGGGAGCTGGCGGGCATGCTCGTGGACGAGGGAGAGCGCCAGCACAGCCCGGAGCTGAGCTCGGTGGGCCACCGGATGATGGCCACCTGCCTCTTCACCTGGGGACAGCCGAGGGCGGCCCGGAAGCACGTCGAGCTCGCCGTGGCCGCGGTGCCGCTGGAGCTCGAGCAGCTCCAGCGGATGGCCATGCATCACGGATGCGAACCGAGGACGTCGGCGCTGGCCTTCGCGTCCGTCATCGAGTCCGTGCTCGGCGAGTGCGAGTTGGCCCGTCGACATGGCGGCGAAGCGCTGGAGCTGGCCGGACGCGTCGGTCATCTCCATACCCAGGCGTATGCGATGATCTACGTCGCCCTGTCCTGTCAGATCCGCCACGACGTGCGGGATTGCCTGGAGTGGGCGGAGCGGGCCGCCGAGCTCTCCCGGGAGAACGATTACAAGGTCTGGCGGGCCTGGGCGATGATCCTCACGGGATGGTGCTGGTCCCAGCAGGGACGCGCCCAGGAGGGATGCGAGCTCATCCGTGAGGCGCTCGTGCTCTGGAGGGGACTGGGGCTTCGAGGGGGGATGGCCTACAACCTGGGACTGTTGGCGGAGAGCCTCTGGCGGCTGGGTCGAGGACGGGAGGGGCTGAAGGCAGCGAACGAGGCGCTGGAGGTGATGGAGACCCTGGGGGAGCACGCCGGTGAGCCAGAGCTGCACCGCTTGCGGGGAGAGCTGCTGCGGTTGGACGGGAGGGAGCACGAGGCGAGGCGGGCCTTCCTCCATGCCCTTGAGGTCGCGCGCCATGAAGGGAGCGGGCTGCTGGAGCTGCGCGCGGTGGTGAGCCTGAGCCGCCAGCTGCGGGACCAGGGCCGGTGGAAGGTGGCGAGGCGTCTGCTGTCGCGAGCCCATGCGCGGTCCGAGGCGGGCGGGGATTCGGTCGACCTGCGGGAGGCGCGGACGCTCCTGGAGACACTCCAGGCAGGCAGGCCGGGACTGGCGCCCCGGGACGGAGGGGGACCGAGGAGGTGA
- a CDS encoding glutathione S-transferase family protein → MLLDGEWRTDWYAPDEAGRFVRPRTRFHDRVSASGEGRFPAEAGRYHLYVSYACPWASRTLIIRKLKGLEGAVGVTVADPRMGRDGWKFGGCYPRANEDKLNGTHYLRELYQRADAHYSGRVTVPILWDARERTIVNNESRELLRMLDTEFDAFAEHPVTLWPEELREQVDATIDALYEPVNNGVYKAGFATSQGAYELACRELFTALEHWEGVLDRQRYLCGEVLTEADICFYTTLVRFDLVYYSHFKCNLSRLQDYPNLWNYLLDLYQTPGFAETTNVDHIKVHYYWSQDTVNPSRIIPMGPAVDLLAPHNRDRLGPRMLAPAPGITRH, encoded by the coding sequence ATGTTGCTGGACGGAGAGTGGCGTACGGACTGGTACGCCCCGGACGAGGCCGGACGCTTCGTGCGTCCAAGAACGCGCTTTCATGACAGGGTCTCCGCGAGTGGGGAAGGACGCTTCCCGGCGGAGGCGGGCCGCTATCACCTGTATGTCTCGTATGCCTGCCCATGGGCGTCGCGCACGCTCATCATCCGCAAGCTGAAGGGGCTGGAGGGGGCGGTGGGCGTCACGGTGGCGGATCCTCGGATGGGGCGCGACGGGTGGAAGTTCGGGGGCTGCTACCCGCGCGCGAACGAGGACAAGCTCAACGGCACGCACTACTTGCGTGAGCTGTACCAGCGGGCGGATGCGCACTACTCGGGACGGGTGACGGTGCCGATCCTCTGGGACGCGCGTGAGCGGACCATCGTGAACAACGAGTCGCGCGAGCTGTTGCGGATGCTGGACACGGAGTTCGACGCATTCGCCGAGCACCCGGTGACGCTGTGGCCGGAGGAGCTGCGCGAGCAGGTGGACGCCACCATCGACGCGCTCTACGAGCCGGTGAACAACGGGGTCTATAAGGCGGGCTTCGCGACGAGCCAGGGGGCGTACGAGCTGGCGTGCCGGGAGCTGTTCACGGCATTGGAGCACTGGGAGGGGGTGCTGGACCGGCAGCGCTACCTATGCGGGGAGGTGCTCACGGAGGCGGACATCTGCTTCTACACGACGCTGGTGCGCTTCGACCTCGTCTACTACTCGCATTTCAAGTGCAACCTGTCGCGGCTACAGGACTACCCCAACCTGTGGAACTACCTGCTGGACCTGTACCAGACACCGGGTTTCGCGGAGACGACGAACGTCGACCACATCAAGGTGCACTATTACTGGAGCCAGGACACGGTGAACCCGTCGCGAATCATTCCGATGGGGCCGGCGGTGGACCTGTTGGCGCCGCACAACCGGGACCGGCTGGGACCGCGGATGTTGGCACCGGCACCGGGAATCACACGTCACTGA
- a CDS encoding AsmA family protein, with product MSEQQPKKKRWPYVLGGIVLFLVLVVSIALWRLDAFLLETARTEAAKYSQQLGRPVMIGDISTKLVPYLGVKVENVVVGAAEGEQVPLTELRRVDVSMALWPALTSRGKDIQVQNAEVNGLTVNVVRLPDGTTNVSRLQEKLARQQPKEEEPPAEETPTDLSGVRVDRAALTDATIRFIDQSGGAQARELAISDLDIEVKDLRVGQPLEVALNAAVLAQQQNLHVTVKTAPLPASLTPVPERVVLKAEPIDISPLGPFLGPDVGLQAGKVQADWTAELGAAVPGGNGPTNIKGGLRAEGLSFAGTEGGKALDVVLDTDVTGDMKTGDLTLRKLLMELGPARLTGKGQVKGLLTETPAVQDFELVGQNLDPAVLAEYYPPLRKQLANQVAGPIGLVVRGGGTQQSQALTAEMDLTPVRLNIPEQLSKEAGAPMQVTARITGAAASGGALRFDAKADLTGVDMRPGLLLDKRPGQTFTVDTAGTYQPESGKRPMKVDLGRLNVALLDSTLTGTASVALAGQGARQTTTFALALKSPRLNADELLMTDEEIASVTGGAPVEEEGPQDPKRFNGMRGDMLFEIGALRMNEMDLSNMVAELKMVDDLITVERFTTGIYGGTVSAGGSTVRLGPEPAQRPFELKAEVRGMDVAQAMSKRVPRKVLDGRFDGQLNLTGVGYEMESLKQRLAGAIQGNLMGGAFSGMDIPAAVSAPLVKALPFAGKMLTDEGMTQLAEQLPFGVTIKNGVAQLSKPITWTRPEVAMSFDGGIGLDGTLDLAGTVNLGPPLIQKMTLGKATPTDPVPLALKLTGKAWSPQVTGLDVKPAAVAIAKMAAASAATELLGEKGKEVGKVITGGTDAAKEAAKAEAEKRQRELEEKARQEAEAARKRAEEEAKKRLKGIFKK from the coding sequence ATGTCCGAACAGCAGCCGAAGAAGAAGCGCTGGCCCTATGTCCTGGGCGGCATCGTCCTGTTCCTGGTGTTGGTCGTGTCCATCGCCCTGTGGCGGCTCGATGCCTTCCTGCTCGAGACCGCCCGCACGGAGGCCGCGAAGTATTCGCAGCAGCTCGGCCGGCCCGTGATGATTGGAGACATCTCCACCAAGCTCGTCCCCTACCTGGGCGTGAAGGTGGAGAACGTGGTGGTGGGCGCCGCCGAGGGTGAGCAGGTGCCCCTCACGGAGCTGAGGCGGGTGGACGTGAGCATGGCGCTCTGGCCCGCCCTCACCTCGCGCGGCAAGGACATCCAGGTCCAGAACGCCGAGGTGAATGGCCTCACCGTCAACGTCGTCCGGCTGCCGGACGGCACCACCAATGTCTCCCGGTTGCAGGAGAAGCTCGCCCGGCAGCAGCCGAAGGAGGAGGAGCCTCCCGCCGAGGAGACGCCGACGGACCTCTCGGGCGTGCGCGTGGACCGGGCGGCGCTCACCGACGCCACCATCCGCTTCATCGACCAGAGCGGCGGGGCCCAGGCGCGGGAGCTGGCCATCTCCGACCTCGACATCGAGGTGAAGGACCTGCGCGTGGGCCAGCCCCTGGAGGTGGCGCTGAACGCCGCGGTGCTGGCGCAGCAGCAGAACCTGCACGTGACGGTGAAGACGGCGCCGCTGCCGGCCTCGCTCACGCCGGTGCCCGAGCGCGTGGTGTTGAAGGCGGAGCCCATCGACATCTCGCCGCTGGGGCCCTTCCTCGGGCCGGACGTGGGACTGCAGGCGGGCAAGGTGCAGGCGGACTGGACGGCGGAGCTGGGCGCGGCGGTGCCCGGCGGCAACGGGCCCACGAACATCAAGGGCGGGCTGCGCGCGGAGGGCCTGAGCTTCGCGGGAACCGAGGGCGGCAAGGCGCTCGACGTGGTGCTGGACACGGACGTGACGGGCGACATGAAGACGGGCGACCTCACGCTGCGCAAGCTGCTGATGGAGCTCGGCCCGGCGCGCCTCACCGGCAAGGGACAGGTGAAGGGGCTGCTCACCGAGACGCCCGCGGTGCAGGACTTCGAGCTGGTGGGACAGAACCTCGACCCGGCGGTGCTGGCCGAGTACTACCCGCCGCTGCGCAAGCAGCTGGCCAACCAGGTGGCGGGCCCCATCGGGCTGGTGGTGAGGGGCGGAGGCACGCAGCAGTCGCAGGCGCTGACGGCGGAGATGGACCTGACGCCGGTGCGGCTGAACATCCCCGAGCAGCTCTCCAAGGAGGCGGGAGCGCCCATGCAGGTGACGGCGCGGATCACCGGCGCCGCGGCCAGCGGAGGCGCGCTGCGTTTCGACGCGAAGGCGGACCTGACGGGCGTGGACATGCGGCCGGGGCTGCTGCTGGACAAGCGGCCGGGGCAGACGTTCACGGTGGACACGGCGGGCACGTACCAGCCGGAGAGCGGCAAGAGGCCGATGAAGGTGGACCTGGGCCGGCTGAACGTGGCGCTGCTGGACTCCACGCTGACGGGGACGGCCTCGGTGGCGCTGGCGGGCCAGGGGGCCAGGCAGACGACGACGTTCGCCCTGGCGCTCAAGAGCCCGCGGCTGAACGCGGACGAGCTGTTGATGACGGACGAGGAGATCGCCTCGGTGACCGGCGGCGCGCCCGTGGAGGAGGAGGGGCCGCAGGATCCCAAGCGCTTCAACGGCATGCGCGGAGACATGCTGTTCGAGATTGGCGCGCTGCGGATGAACGAGATGGATCTGTCCAACATGGTGGCCGAGCTGAAGATGGTGGACGACCTCATCACGGTGGAGCGGTTCACCACGGGCATCTACGGCGGCACGGTGTCGGCGGGAGGGAGCACGGTGCGGCTGGGGCCCGAGCCGGCGCAACGGCCCTTCGAGCTGAAGGCGGAGGTGCGGGGCATGGACGTGGCGCAGGCGATGTCCAAGCGGGTGCCGCGCAAGGTGCTGGACGGGCGGTTCGACGGGCAGCTGAACCTGACGGGCGTGGGCTACGAGATGGAGAGCCTGAAGCAGCGGCTGGCGGGGGCCATCCAGGGCAACCTGATGGGCGGAGCGTTCTCCGGGATGGACATTCCGGCCGCGGTGTCCGCGCCGCTGGTGAAGGCGCTGCCCTTCGCGGGCAAGATGCTGACGGACGAGGGCATGACGCAGCTCGCGGAGCAGTTGCCGTTCGGGGTGACCATCAAGAACGGAGTGGCGCAGCTGTCGAAGCCGATCACCTGGACGAGGCCGGAGGTGGCGATGAGCTTCGACGGAGGCATCGGGCTGGACGGAACGCTGGACCTGGCGGGGACGGTGAACCTGGGGCCGCCGCTGATACAGAAGATGACGCTGGGCAAGGCGACGCCGACGGATCCGGTGCCGCTGGCGCTGAAGCTGACGGGCAAGGCATGGAGCCCGCAGGTGACGGGGCTGGACGTGAAGCCGGCGGCGGTGGCGATCGCGAAGATGGCGGCGGCGAGCGCGGCGACGGAGCTGTTGGGTGAGAAGGGCAAGGAGGTGGGGAAGGTCATCACCGGCGGCACGGACGCGGCGAAGGAGGCGGCGAAGGCCGAGGCGGAGAAACGTCAGCGCGAGCTGGAAGAGAAGGCGCGCCAGGAAGCGGAGGCGGCGCGCAAGAGGGCGGAGGAGGAGGCGAAGAAGCGCCTCAAGGGCATCTTCAAGAAGTAA
- a CDS encoding alpha/beta hydrolase, which yields MGRLTILSTLLGTSLATAARRMKRGPLRPGWSFKYEATVAFMKATNERIVHLDAATQRAEMERLSIPSPALKRVRREQVDAGGVPAEWFIPREGASEHVVLYLHGGSYVFGSTRTHGDLIARIALGTGAKALGLNYRLAPEHPFPAPVEDTVAAYRWLLSTGVKPERVVFCGDSAGGGLAIAAQVALRDQGVPLPAGAGVIAPWVDLECSGESVETNGPYDWGDKRMLLHWAKWYLGGASPREPLASPWYADLRGLPPLFVHAGSAELQYDDARRITEKARAAGIQAHLEVWPEMVHNFQTFGDGFPEAVRGTAKLCEHLRGLLREGGPHSG from the coding sequence ATGGGACGCCTCACCATCCTGTCGACACTGCTGGGCACGAGTCTCGCCACGGCCGCGCGGCGCATGAAGCGAGGACCGCTGCGGCCCGGGTGGAGCTTCAAGTACGAGGCCACCGTGGCCTTCATGAAGGCCACCAACGAGCGCATCGTCCACCTCGACGCGGCCACGCAGCGCGCGGAGATGGAGCGGCTGTCCATTCCCTCTCCCGCGTTGAAGCGCGTGCGGCGCGAGCAGGTGGACGCGGGCGGAGTCCCCGCCGAGTGGTTCATCCCCCGCGAGGGCGCCAGCGAGCACGTGGTGCTGTACCTGCACGGGGGCTCGTACGTCTTCGGCTCCACGCGCACGCACGGGGACCTCATCGCGCGGATTGCGCTCGGCACGGGGGCGAAGGCACTGGGGCTCAACTACCGTCTGGCCCCCGAGCACCCCTTCCCCGCGCCCGTGGAGGACACCGTGGCGGCGTACCGCTGGCTGCTGTCCACCGGGGTGAAGCCGGAGCGGGTGGTGTTCTGCGGGGACTCGGCGGGCGGCGGGCTGGCCATCGCGGCGCAGGTGGCGCTGCGAGACCAGGGCGTGCCGCTGCCGGCGGGCGCCGGGGTCATCGCTCCCTGGGTGGACCTCGAGTGCAGCGGCGAGAGCGTGGAGACGAACGGCCCGTACGACTGGGGCGACAAGCGCATGCTGCTGCACTGGGCGAAGTGGTACCTCGGCGGCGCCAGCCCGAGGGAGCCGCTCGCCTCGCCCTGGTACGCGGACCTGCGGGGCCTGCCGCCGCTGTTCGTCCACGCGGGCTCGGCGGAGCTGCAGTACGACGATGCGCGCCGCATCACCGAGAAGGCGCGGGCCGCCGGCATCCAGGCGCACCTGGAGGTGTGGCCGGAGATGGTCCACAACTTCCAGACCTTCGGCGACGGCTTCCCCGAGGCCGTGCGCGGCACCGCGAAGCTCTGCGAGCACCTCCGGGGACTCCTTCGTGAAGGCGGGCCTCACTCGGGGTAG